A genome region from Setaria italica strain Yugu1 chromosome III, Setaria_italica_v2.0, whole genome shotgun sequence includes the following:
- the LOC101775083 gene encoding uncharacterized protein LOC101775083 → MAFSAFSWPFRRRGSGSGGGGGASKPVAAAAEECEELGVTPQLLDFLRTLSPDAFKAAALQLQGGYAEATAGDLTSWQERHAVLVLSKAKELAKIRYDLCPRHMKDKQFWRIYFLLAKSYISPYELRAIQKEKIRRMETGNGKSKEVITVEVEMQESKGSRGSQPSEFDLESQS, encoded by the exons ATGGCCTTCTCGGCTTTCTCATGGCCGTTTCGCCGCCgggggagcggcagcgggggtggcggcggtgcaagcaagcccgtcgccgccgcggccgaggagTGCGAGGAGCTGGGCGTGACCCCGCAGCTCCTGGACTTCCTCCGGACGCTCTCCCCCGACGCCTTCAAGGCCGCCGCCCTCCAGCTCCAAG GAGGCTATGCGGAGGCGACCGCCGGCGACCTCACGAGCTGGCAGGAGCGGCATGCCGTGCTCGTGCTATCCAAAGCCAAG GAACTCGCCAAGATTCGGTACGATCTGTGCCCTCGCCACATGAAGGATAAGCAGTTCTGGAGGATATACTTCCTGCTTGCCAAGAGCTATATCTCACC GTACGAGCTACGTGCCATACAGAAAGAAAAGATAAGAAGGATGGAGACGGGAAATGGCAAGTCAAAAGAAGTTATTACTGTTGAAGTGGAGATGCAAGAATCAAAAGGCAGTCGAGGCTCTCAACCATCAGAATTTGATTTAGAATCCCAATCTTAG